A stretch of the Vigna radiata var. radiata cultivar VC1973A chromosome 9, Vradiata_ver6, whole genome shotgun sequence genome encodes the following:
- the LOC106773643 gene encoding uncharacterized protein LOC106773643 — protein MVVLARKKRVTDPFDDEAKARLVGGDRRQLSYTSSGSEHSGDGDSPCLSELVHDFLEDSDDSDNNSTRNDFDSDRVDSVSDCVDSVDDLLMLRESNVSDSYKNLLLAHASEAAEKFAFLKERNISTYLRNAMSFLRESGHNAAICKTRWDSSGGTTAGNYEFIDVVRSGPSTWHKRYFVDLDFVGQFEIARPTSEYLEFLSYVPRIFVGTAEELKRTVRILCGVAKRCFRKRGLTVPPWRKNRYMQNKWFGPYRRTTNPVQGNPVPVVVSVLGGAKCRFVGFDDSVSEARRGGVVVRTR, from the coding sequence ATGGTGGTTTTAGCGAGAAAGAAACGAGTTACTGACCCGTTTGACGACGAAGCCAAAGCGCGTCTCGTCGGCGGCGACCGCCGGCAACTAAGCTACACCAGCAGCGGGAGCGAGCATTCCGGTGACGGCGACTCGCCGTGCCTCTCCGAACTCGTGCATGATTTCCTCGAGGACAGTGACGACTCGGATAATAACTCAACGAGAAACGACTTTGACTCGGACAGAGTCGACTCGGTCTCCGATTGTGTAGACTCGGTGGATGATCTTCTTATGCTAAGGGAATCCAACGTGTCCGACTCTTACAAAAACTTGCTTCTCGCGCACGCGTCGGAGGCCGCGGAGAAGTTCGCGTTTTTGAAGGAACGAAACATTTCGACGTATCTGCGAAACGCCATGTCGTTTTTGCGCGAGAGCGGACACAATGCCGCGATTTGCAAAACGCGGTGGGATTCTTCCGGTGGCACCACAGCAGGTAACTATGAATTTATCGACGTGGTTCGATCAGGACCGTCCACGTGGCATAAGAGGTACTTCGTGGACCTTGATTTCGTGGGCCAGTTCGAGATCGCACGGCCCACGAGTGAGTATCTAGAGTTTCTGAGCTACGTGCCGCGAATATTCGTTGGAACTGCAGAGGAATTGAAACGCACCGTTCGGATCTTGTGCGGTGTTGCGAAGCGTTGTTTTAGGAAACGGGGGTTAACTGTGCCTCCCTGGAGAAAAAACCGGTACATGCAGAACAAGTGGTTTGGTCCGTATCGGAGGACTACAAACCCGGTTCAAGGAAACCCGGTTCCCGTTGTCGTCTCTGTGTTGGGTGGTGCCAAATGTAGGTTCGTGGGGTTTGACGACTCTGTTTCTGAGGCCAGACGCGGCGGTGTGGTTGTCCGTACG